The window TCGAATTTCtttttatgttgatttttgTCATATAACAATCAAGAAACAAGTTCGTTAATTTGTTCTTAATCAACTAAAAATAAGGACAATCATTGTGCTAAGAAGAATTCATTCATTGAATTTCTCCATATGTGATTCACACAATATGTGAACGTATAGGATGGACTTCCTGTCCAATGTGTGTCGCCACTCGCCATTACATACTGCCGGTTAAAGACTTAAAAACTAAATCTTAAAAATCAGATCAAAATGTCACAAACGTATGGATGAGAATTAAACAACTTATCATCGATCATCTCAACCAAATTTAGTGCTACATCCCAAAATTCCTGGATGGTAACTGGCCTAGATGATTCACCACATTTTTTGTTAGACAATGAAtgttaattaagaaaaagaaagtaaatatttatataatagaGCTGCATATTTTCCTTAGTCAGAAAACAATTAAGGATAAATAACAATCAAATGtcaattagaaagaaaaagaaaaagaaaattattcactctctctctctctctctctctactgaGTGAGAGATGAGGCATTGCCTGTGGACGCAgaagatgaagaggaagagTTCTTGTGATTATGCATCCAGACTTTGAAGACTTGCCTACTGACCCCAATTCCTCTACAAAACCTCTCAATCTCATCCTCAAGATCCTTCCTTTGTAGCTTCCACCCAAGCTTCTCAGCAAATGCCAGCATCTTCTCCTTCTGATCTGGTGTGAACTTGGTCCTGAACCTCTTCTTGCTAGAGCTCCTCTCCCCAAGCTCACTGCCGCCACTGTAGTCCATGAGGTCTGCGGTGGTGGTATCTGCAGAAGGGTCACGGCTAGTACAGCTGAGTACAAGTCCTCTACCATGTGGGGGTACATAGGTGACCTTGCGGTGAAAGTTGCGGTGACACCCACATGCTGCACATTGTAGGCTTCCATGAGAGGTATCATCTAGCGTGAACTCTCCACAGCCATCTGTGGCATAGCTGCCTAGACTCGCTGCATGATTTCTCAAGCACTCTCTGTATATATCATTTGTGTTATTGTCACCCTCCATCTCTCTttctgtctctctgtctctcaaaGGTTCTATCCTGTTTGATACTATATAATGGATCAAAGGAGGGTTTGAAATTACAATCAAGCTCCTTGCCCTTCGTGGCTAGGATAGATAGGATATATACAGTTATATACTGTCCACGCTTTGTAGCTTTTTATCTACTtacgaacaaaaaaaaaaaaaaaaaaaaagctttttatcTACTTGTATTGTGTATGTGCAACGTCGTGGTTATTTTTAGTTGTTACTGAGAGAGAGTACGGCAATGATTATTATTGCGAGGATTCtagccttttatttttattttttaaaatatttggcaatatgtcactgttttgaaactatataaGTATGTGTTCCTGTTTCGAAActcgattttattaaaatcgagtttcaatgaaaaactcgtttggtttaaaatcgagttatgaccgatcaaacttaaaaaaaaaaaaaaaaaaaaaatcgagtttcaatgaaaactCGCTTggtttaaaatcgagttatgaccgatcaaaaaaaaaaaaaaaaaaaattgcactcaAGTTCCatacctatagtggcgttttgaggcaattttttttataagtttgattGCCTCATACTAGGTTTAGGGagccctatagcagcgttttaaagacctatagtggtgtttttatacaattttttttataagtttgataTAACAagttcagggagccctatagcggcgttttaaagccctatagtggcgttttaaatgaaactcaagttccatacatttaaaaaaaaaaaaaaagtttgatagggcataactcgattttaaaccaagcgagtttttcattgaaacttgattttgtgataattgagtttcaaaacaggggcacgaattt of the Quercus robur chromosome 10, dhQueRobu3.1, whole genome shotgun sequence genome contains:
- the LOC126703239 gene encoding zinc-finger homeodomain protein 10-like; protein product: MEGDNNTNDIYRECLRNHAASLGSYATDGCGEFTLDDTSHGSLQCAACGCHRNFHRKVTYVPPHGRGLVLSCTSRDPSADTTTADLMDYSGGSELGERSSSKKRFRTKFTPDQKEKMLAFAEKLGWKLQRKDLEDEIERFCRGIGVSRQVFKVWMHNHKNSSSSSSASTGNASSLTQ